One Curtobacterium sp. MCLR17_007 DNA window includes the following coding sequences:
- a CDS encoding alternate-type signal peptide domain-containing protein, giving the protein MHKIVTGTIAGAAGIALLLGGAGTFALWNANASTAATTVSSGTLTLSAVNDGVWTDITNGRSTTIDPAKVLMVPGNKYQFTQTLNIGATGQDLKANLTYADQSITGDPALLAATTKTLSVTSTSASVVPSTTNANTFVVSPSSATSAVKVLFTIELPSSATTGQNGSVNVGALAFTLTQTAIGS; this is encoded by the coding sequence ATGCACAAGATCGTCACCGGCACCATCGCCGGCGCCGCCGGCATCGCGCTGCTCCTGGGTGGGGCGGGCACGTTCGCCCTCTGGAACGCGAACGCCTCGACCGCAGCCACCACGGTCAGCTCCGGCACCCTGACGCTGAGCGCCGTGAACGACGGCGTCTGGACCGACATCACCAACGGCCGCTCGACCACGATCGACCCGGCCAAGGTCCTGATGGTCCCGGGCAACAAGTACCAGTTCACGCAGACCCTGAACATCGGGGCGACCGGGCAGGACCTCAAGGCGAACCTGACCTACGCCGACCAGAGCATCACCGGCGACCCGGCACTGCTCGCCGCGACGACGAAGACCCTGTCCGTGACCTCGACGAGTGCCTCGGTCGTCCCGTCGACCACGAACGCGAACACCTTCGTCGTGTCCCCCTCGAGCGCCACCTCGGCCGTGAAGGTCCTCTTCACGATCGAGCTGCCCTCGTCGGCCACGACCGGGCAGAACGGCTCCGTGAACGTCGGAGCGCTCGCCTTCACGCTGACGCAGACCGCGATCGGCTCCTGA
- a CDS encoding TetR family transcriptional regulator C-terminal domain-containing protein, with amino-acid sequence METLTDGTIVEEQTIAERLTRAAIRAYRMYPFTDVDAAVVAEVAGVPVDVVTRAFPSWDALLLVTYDYWTQLRGSTRRRKPSCAVDHVRMTLAEDIADPGLVRVLAGVINIAGADTSFAELFRKRYEDYVTQLAVALRRDFDAGVEASVVPAERAATQLLALYEGFQIQLLVRPGLDVLTEWDEAVRGLRAGWRTPRPIPAWDIDSVPTSPILPV; translated from the coding sequence GTGGAGACCCTCACTGACGGAACGATCGTCGAAGAACAGACGATCGCGGAGCGCCTGACCCGGGCCGCGATCCGCGCCTACCGCATGTACCCGTTCACGGACGTCGACGCCGCCGTCGTCGCCGAGGTCGCCGGTGTGCCGGTCGACGTGGTGACGCGGGCGTTCCCCTCGTGGGACGCCCTGCTGCTCGTGACGTACGACTACTGGACGCAGCTGCGTGGATCGACCCGACGGCGGAAGCCCTCGTGTGCGGTCGACCACGTGCGGATGACCCTCGCCGAGGACATCGCCGACCCGGGCCTGGTGCGGGTCCTCGCCGGCGTCATCAACATCGCGGGTGCCGACACGAGCTTCGCCGAGCTGTTCCGGAAGCGCTACGAGGACTACGTCACCCAGCTCGCCGTCGCCCTGCGCCGTGACTTCGACGCCGGCGTCGAGGCGTCCGTCGTGCCCGCCGAGCGCGCGGCCACGCAGCTCCTCGCCCTGTACGAGGGCTTCCAGATCCAGCTATTGGTCCGACCCGGACTCGACGTGCTCACGGAGTGGGACGAGGCCGTCCGTGGCCTGCGTGCGGGGTGGCGCACGCCGCGTCCGATCCCGGCGTGGGACATCGACTCCGTGCCGACGTCGCCGATCCTGCCCGTCTGA
- the pnuC gene encoding nicotinamide riboside transporter PnuC has protein sequence MGIVRWLFDAQIVIGDQTVLWREVIGNVFGLLSALGGMRRKVWAWPVGIVGNVLLFTVFMGALFDTPNPVNLLGQAGRQVVFVIVSVYGWYRWTHRPAAATTVIDPHWASWRTRGLLVLTLVGGTALLTPVFRALGSYEPVWSDAWIFVGSLLATYGMAKGWVEFWLVWVAVDLVGVPLLFSAGYYASGLMYVFYGVFTLTGFFVWMQQRTKPSSAPVTVG, from the coding sequence ATGGGCATCGTGCGCTGGTTGTTCGACGCGCAGATCGTCATCGGTGACCAGACCGTGCTGTGGCGCGAGGTGATCGGCAACGTCTTCGGGCTGCTCAGCGCGCTCGGCGGCATGCGTCGGAAGGTGTGGGCGTGGCCCGTCGGCATCGTCGGCAACGTGCTGCTCTTCACGGTGTTCATGGGGGCGCTCTTCGACACCCCGAACCCGGTCAACCTGCTGGGCCAGGCGGGCCGTCAGGTGGTGTTCGTCATCGTCAGCGTCTACGGCTGGTACCGGTGGACGCACCGTCCCGCTGCGGCGACGACCGTGATCGACCCGCACTGGGCCTCCTGGCGGACCCGGGGACTGCTCGTCCTGACCCTGGTCGGCGGCACCGCGCTGCTCACCCCCGTGTTCCGTGCCCTCGGGTCCTACGAGCCGGTGTGGAGCGACGCGTGGATCTTCGTCGGGTCCCTGCTCGCGACGTACGGCATGGCGAAGGGCTGGGTCGAGTTCTGGCTGGTCTGGGTCGCTGTCGACCTGGTCGGGGTGCCGCTGCTGTTCTCGGCCGGCTACTACGCCTCGGGGCTCATGTACGTCTTCTACGGCGTGTTCACGCTCACCGGGTTCTTCGTCTGGATGCAGCAGCGCACCAAGCCGTCGTCCGCGCCGGTCACCGTCGGCTGA
- a CDS encoding TasA family protein, producing MTRTTISGRHRAPRVRRPVRARVLWPASLVLALGVVVSLLGTGGTYALWNASASTRGATVKSGTATVTVSPLSAMRAPALGPGASTVGSFTVKNTGTVPLSMRVMTTATKVSYADASDAVVLGAQTLKLASVGSASACRAGLGGASGPLASFDTGSGYYTLPVGASGVACVEITLAQDAPQTVSGAVTDFTLTVTGTQVAP from the coding sequence ATGACCCGCACGACGATCTCCGGACGTCACCGCGCGCCGCGCGTCCGACGTCCGGTGCGGGCCCGTGTGCTCTGGCCCGCGTCCCTCGTCCTCGCACTCGGCGTGGTGGTGTCCCTGCTCGGGACCGGTGGGACCTACGCCCTGTGGAACGCCTCGGCGAGCACGAGGGGCGCGACCGTGAAGTCGGGGACCGCGACGGTCACGGTCAGCCCGCTCTCCGCGATGCGGGCGCCCGCGCTCGGTCCGGGAGCGAGCACGGTGGGGTCGTTCACGGTGAAGAACACGGGGACCGTCCCGCTCTCGATGCGGGTCATGACGACCGCGACCAAGGTCTCCTACGCCGACGCCTCGGACGCCGTGGTGCTCGGCGCCCAGACCCTCAAGCTCGCGAGTGTCGGGTCGGCATCGGCCTGCCGCGCCGGCCTCGGGGGCGCGAGCGGTCCGCTCGCCTCGTTCGACACCGGCAGCGGCTACTACACGCTGCCGGTCGGCGCGAGCGGGGTCGCCTGCGTCGAGATCACGCTGGCACAGGACGCCCCGCAGACGGTCTCGGGCGCCGTCACGGACTTCACCCTCACGGTGACCGGCACGCAGGTCGCACCGTGA